The genomic window GGAGAGCCGCCAGCGATACAGTGTTTTCCAAATACTTCCTTGAGAGAGGAGAGAGGGCACATATGCCATTCAAAGGACTCAGTTTTTCCACATTAAGTCGGTCAGATGGGGCTGCAGCTCTCTCAAGCAGGGAAAGGGAGTTTCCAATACCACTTTCCTCCTGACTACTGAAAAATAGCAGCAACCTAAAGCAGGGGTAATGACCGCGAGGTGCTGCAGTGGGTGCCCGAGCCAGGACAGACCACGCTGCTTCGAGGTGGCTCTGTCCCACGGACCAGCCGCAGAGGGAGCGGTGACTTACAGTGACCGTCCACACGAACGAGACGCTGCACGGGATAAAGCAGAGCCCATCTCTCCTTGAAGGCATCACCAGCGGCAGCAAGCGGCCCGAGGACCGTGTGGTACCTCTGGGTTGAAGGGTGCTCCCAAGAAGGTTCCCTGCTCCTCAACATGTTGATATTTAACCTTCTGGGTGCGGGACaaagccaacagcctcctgggtgCCAAGGGGACAAAGTCAATGCCTGGCCTAGCCAAAGCCACCGAGAGCAGAGATGCCGATCCGTGAGATGCCACATCTCAACAGGCAGAAACCTAGGGACTCAGGAAGAACTGTTAGGAGCCTAAAAGGAACATCATCCAGCTGGTACCTAAGGCAAATTAGGAACAACAGTGAGGTACTGGCAGCCAGCGATCAAACCAGGGTACGATGCTACCGGATGGTACTGAGCCTGCCCCCGGCTATGCCAAGGGCTGAGGTCCCTTGTCTCTCTGCGATGGGCAGGAAAAATACCCGGCACACCCTCCGCTTTGCTTTCCAACAGAGGTGGAAGGGAAGGTGTGGGGAGCCTCAGCTCCAGCCCCCGGTGCTGAGCAGCACCCAGCCGAGGTGTCAGGATGGCCGTCACCCTGTCACACAGACCCATGGCCACGAAGGAAGACGCTGGGTGACAAGCCATCCCCGGCACGTACACCGAAGCACTTCTCAAAGCCATCCGCACCTCTCCTTCGTCCCAATCCGGCGCCATACCCGCTAGGGTAAGCCGCCTAAATCGGCTCCCGCTTGTCAGCGTGGCCACAAACTCACCACTACCGGGTGCAGGATAAggtttgggggaagaagggggtgCAAGGGAACCTCAAGCGACACGGGTGGGGTGGGCAACATTATCAATATGATAATAACTCAATTCACCTAGTGAATCTGGGGAAAGCCAGCCCAGAAGCAGAGCTGTGAAGTGCCTGTAACACCCTTCTCTGGCTACTCCCTAAGGCTGGAAACACACAACCTAAAGAGGTTCAcagtctattttttttaaaaacacgcCCTCCACCCCACCCTGAACCTCAGCAACTCAGCAGCATCGGTGTTTAAAAACCGGTGTCCGTTCCCAGGTGTCGGCGTGAGCTTGGTCACAGTGTAAGGACCGCTTCCCTGGCTGGGGAGCCTGTGGCCGGCTAGGGGCTCACCGTGCCGGCCCTGCCCTTGCCCCGCGCTGCTCTTGTGCCCTTCTCGCCAGCATCGCTGCATGGCTGCCCTCATGGAAGAAGAAGGGGTCTTTTTCCCCCCCACATACAGCAGCAGGAACCTAAGGGAGGTAAGGGCATCCTGCTAGCCTTCTCCCAGCCGCTGCCCCATGCAGCGTCCGTCGGTCCGATCCACACGGGGTGCGGTTTGGTGTCCTCTGCTCCGAGCGCTGATGCCCagaatgtgctttaaaaaaaaaaaaacaacctcttcACCCTGCTCTTCCCAGGGCATTGTCCGGGCTGCCAAGGCagaacaggagcaaaaccagacgtGGCTCCAGAGACATGTTTCTGAAGACAGCAAGAATGATGCTCAAATCATGAGTCGTGCTCCTCaagcctcctcttcctcggcaGCCCTCTGTGCTTGGAGAGCACAGCCACGAGGACTGGCTGGTAGGTAACTCTTGCAGAAGAAGGAGGGTCTGTCCTAGTCTGTGCGCTCCCGAAGTGGGATACCACCTCCCCAGGCAGGAAGGAAACCCCAGCTCCTTGCGTGATGCCGTCAAACACGGTGGGTCCCCGTTCCCCTTCTTTGCGGTGGTACTTTTCATCCCCTGCGCATCCGTTCCCTGGTAGATGAGCAGGCGGAGGCAGCTCGCGTCCAGCGCTAGCCCTgtaccccacagccccccatcaCGCACCCCCTGCAAAGGGGTCAGAAGAGCATCACGTCCCATCGCACCACTGAGCACAAGGAGGGGGAGCAACACGGCTAGAGGAGCTCCTGTCTCCCAACTCCATCCTTCCCAGGAgacaggaggagagaagggaTATGACACTGGAAAGAGATCCTCCGGTTAGTTCGGTCCTACGGCAAAGGGGATTAAGCTCCCATCAGccttaaaccaaaataaaatgaagtctaTGGAATAGCTCTAAGAGCAATGCCTCTTCTTCCGTAGTGTGATGTCAGTGCCTGCACAGGTACCGTCGTATGCtttcagcaggaaaaggaaaggaaaaaaaaaaaaaaaaaaagaaataccccttcccccccgcaaaaaaaatggaaaagctggAACAGGGCTGCGAGACGGGCTGGTCCTACCCTATCTGGATCTGGCCGGAGTACATGGTGAGCAGCACCATGATGGTGAACCCCGTCAGCAGCCCCGCGTTCTGGATGGCGAAGGTGATCAGCGTGCTGCCGTTCTGCTCGTCCTCCTGGCTGACCTCATTCATTTCGGGGAACTGGagcggggggaaaaaagagagcgaTGGCAGTGCTCAGCGTCAGGAGTGGCTTCGTCCTTCCCCGTTGCTTCCCACCCCGTGCCACCGTCCTGGCAAATATTCACCACCCGGCCCGGGGCTCTCACCAGGTCACCGCGTCACCAGCCCAGGGGGCAAAGCAAAGCGGAGACCAACGCCGGCCACTACAGACAGCATCTGCGTTTGCCGGGGGACAGAGCAAACACCCCCCTGTGCTCTCCGTGCCTGCCTTGcctccaggcaaaaaaaaaaaacaaccctggcAAGGTCCCGACCGcgcgcccggcagccccccgggctcAGCATTTACCATGTCAGCCAGCGCTATGTACAGAAACATCCCTCCGGCCAGAGCGAAGATCCAGTTGGCAGAGAAGTGGCTGCCGGCCACGATGCCGAAGGCCAAGCCCACGTAGCAGCAACAGGCGGAGATGAAGTTGAAGAAGAGCGCTTGGCGGATGGTCATCCCGGCATTCAGCAGGATGACAAAGTCCCCTGTGGGAGAAGAGGacggggaggatgaggagggagcgGGCTGTCACTGGGCgggcagcagcactgggacagCACCGAGGTGCTCGTATTCAGCGCCTGCTTTTGCATGAGGTCAAGCGTGGGCTCCCCGTGCCCACCGGCGCCGAGCGCTGACcgcagcagctgcctgccagcTCCCGGCCCTGCCCACGCATAAATTCGGACATTCAAACCCAAACCGCTGCccgcctcccccctcccaaaccaacgaggtggtggtggttttttttccttcagatgtcTCCGTCTAAATTTAAAGCTCAGACATCATATTACCTCGTTATTTTTAGAGCTGTGATTACTCAGTGTAGTTTACAGCCTTGCCTTCCCCCCCATCATTACTCTGTTTATTCCACCCCACGTTTGCCTTTCTCTCGAGAAACAACGGGTAGGACCGGGAAAGCAGCAGGTTTAGCCTTAAAGAGGGGCAGATCTGAGAGCCCTCGCAGCACCCTTCCCCGAGGACTCACGTACCCAGCTCGTGCGGGAACTCCTCGCAGAGGATGGCCACGGAGGTGCTGATCCCTTGGAAGACGGAGACGGTGAAGGAGGCCCCGATGGCCAACCCGTCGATGAAGTTGTGGAGGCCGTCGCTGAGGGTGATCATCCACGCCAGCGTGCCGATGTCGGAGTACCGCACCTCCTTCAGCCAGTAACACGCGCTCTGGGAAGCCTGCAGGTCCTGCCAGGGCACCCCGACAGcgggggctcagcacccagctGGTCTGGGGGGGTCACTGCTCCCTCCACCGGCCAGGGAAACCCACCCCTCCATGCATTAAATCCACCCAAGGCTTGACCCGAGCAGTTTGCTTTCCACCGCTCACAGGAGGTGCAATGGGCTTCAAAACTGCTCTTTTTCATTGacaggcaggttttttttccacgTGCCCACCCGCAACCCCACGGGAGCGGGAGGGGGCACTAACCTGGACAGAGAGGGAGCCCACCACAACCTTCTCATCCCCGGAGGGGGTCTTGCACTCCAGCTCGCTGGTTATGTGTGGGATCATGTGGTCCAGGTCCCCGTTCTGCAGCTTCTCGGTCACCCCCTCCTCCTGGTCCTTCTTGGACGGCAGAGCCTCGGGGCCGTAGTGGCTGTGCCCGTGGTGATGCTATGGGACAGGGGGGATTCACGGGTGTCAGCCACCCCTGCCATTTCTGCCGTTTCCCACCCGAGCAACGCTCcgagcagcccctgctcagcctcACCTGGTCCTTCTGTTTCAGGAGCATCTTCAGGACCTTCTCCGTGAAGAAGAAGAGGTAGAAGCCCCCGAACACCACGGCGGATTTGGAAACGTAATAAGCTTCTTGAGGGTTGAATCCAAACGCCTGCAGGCAAAAGGGGACAAGTGACAGGACTGAGGAACAGTCTCTAGCAGCGTCCTTCGTCTGCCCATGCCCCTGTCACCTCTGGGGTAACACCGCTGCTTTCTGACCTCTCTCTaagcagcagctgctttgggGGAAAACTCAGAAAACGCCTTCGTGCACCTTTAATCTCCCTCGTTCCCCCAGCCAAGCCGACTGTGCCCCAAGGCATTGGATCCACCATCCTGCACCGGGGCAGGGATGCTAAAAGCAGGCTTAGAAACCTCCGCTGTCTCGGCATAAAGGTGACCTGCCTGCAGGGCTAGAAAGGGCAATAAAACAGCGCTGCTCTGCTTGAAGCAGACTGGAGGTCTCTCTGGAGCGATTCCCTTCCAAAGAGGGGTGAAATGCCAGCTCCGACTGCGGTCCCGAGGGGCTTCCAGCCTCCGTACCTCGCTCTCGGCTCCCCTCCGACGCcgccttccccttctccagccaGCGAGCgcccagagagagagaaacagcccccgagagagaaaaaaggacagaCCCGACGGTCCTCACCCTACCTCGGGAATGAGCTGGAAGAGGGCGTTGGAGTAGAGAGTTCCAATCGCCAGAGCTATGAAGTAGAGGAGCAGCCGCTTGTAAAAGGTCTTCTTCATGAAGGGCACCACGCTGGCTCCCACCAGCGAGCAGAGGGAGATGACGGTCACGCAGAGGAAACCGTAACCCCAGACTGCGGCGTGCGTGCCAAACCCACCCCGGGGAATCGGACGAGGGGAGGTTGTCGGAGGGAAGGGAGATCAacgtggggaaggggagggaggagaaggaatcCACgccaaaaggaaagagagaggagggagggagggggggggagagaagaggacaTTCATTAGTGATTGCTTGTTCATCTGGCATTGGTTCAAGAGGGGTGAACCTGCTGCTGAGCGGCTCTGGAAACAGCTCTTTGGGAAGGGTCGGAGGGAAACCCCGCTGCGGAGCTCGAGGAGAGGAGCCCTCCCTTGGAGCAAGCAGCTCTCTTTTAGCACCGGGATGAAACTGAGTTTTGGCAGCCAGGTTGTTTCAGAGCCAGCACCCCAGCTCGGCTCCCCAAGCCCCCGCGGGACATCGGGTAGCCGTTCCAGAGCCACAGAGCGCCGAGGTCCCCTGAGCATCTCGTAcgctccatcctcatcctcatcctgcaGCCCGGAGAGATGCGGCTGGTCACCGCAAGCCAGCTGGGACTGGGATGCTCCGACTGACAGTGAGGGTGGAGCGTACGTAAGTCATTTCAGTTCCTGGCAGATCAGGAAACACAGGTGCTTAGTTTTTATGTTCGGCAAATAAAAGTCGCAGTTCTGGAGTTGAAAAGGAGCCTTGAAAAAAACATCTCCCCACCAACACGGACGAGGCATTCGCTGCCCGAGAGCAAAGCGGGCAACGCCGGGGAGGCAAAACCCGGCGGCAGCAAAGGGTGCTCTGCTCAGAAGGAAAGTTGCACCTTAAATGCAGAGTTTTAAGGCTGGATGTGCAGGAGCTCGGATCCAGCTCGTCTCCTCCCCAGGAGATGGGGAAGGGCTCTGTGAAGCTGCCTGGACCAGGGGGCCAACGAAGCACGCATGTTTCAAAGGTGTCCAATCTGAGAGCGCGTGGGTGTATTTATTCAACTCCGGAACTGTGCAATTACAACATAATTAATTTGCGATACATCTGTTGGGCCCATCAGAGCACCAGGAAACCTCACGTAAGCATAAATCCTTGTGGGAACATCGGTCTTGTAAATAGCAGGGGGGGAAAGGCaattaaaacatttgtaaaagcTGGCTGACTGGGGAGGGAGCTGGTGCTTGTCCGGGCTGTTCTCTGTGCTTTTATACCCATATTTCCTCCGCCTCGCAGGTCCCTCCCTCCGCTCACACCACGAGTGCTGCCGCACCTCAGCGGCCTCAGAGCCGGGCAGCTCTGCACGAAGCAGGGCTGAGCACATCCCTCCGAGGGAGAAACTCCCTTGCAAAGCAGACACAGCCCATGGGACAGGAGCAAACGGCTTTTCCCAGCACCTTCCTGGACCTCAGACCTGGCCAGCAGCCTTGCAAGGAccggcagggctggagggcacAGCCTCCCCACGCTGCCTGCACACTCGAGAGGGTTTCCTGGTGCTCGGAGGGGCGAGAAAAGCCCTGCGGAGCCCCTGAGACAAGCCCTCAGCCTCGGGTGACGGAGGGATCGGTTCGATTCGGCAGGGTGGAGGCAGACAGGGCACCCGGAGAGCTGCCCTCGGAGACGGGAGAGAGGCAGGGACTTTCTACTGCACCTCTGGGATGAGCTGGAAGAGCGCGTTAGAGAGCAGCGTGCCGATGGACAGCGCGATGAAAAACGTGAGGACCCGGCTGAAAAAGGCCTTCTCGGTACACGGTACGATGAAGACTCCGAGCAGGGAGGCCACGTTAATCATCGACACACtgagaaaaccaaagccccacaCTGCGGAACGAGAAGAAACGAGGGCCAGACATTACCGAGGCTCTCGGCGTGGGGAGACGGGGAGGACCCCAAGACCCCGGATCCGGGCAGGAGGAAAAGGCTCGCTCTGGGTCTATGCCCCCACGCCGGGGCCGGCCTCAGTGCACCGGAGCGTCTCTCCTTTCACTCTGGACGCTTCAACTGTGACACAAACCGTCATTTTTGTTGCAGGGCAGGTGGAAACGAAGCCACCAGGTTACTTGGGAGAGGCTTTCCcgagccagccccagcctcatGGCATGGGAGAAACCAGTGCTGTGCTCAGGGCAGTCGATCCAAGCCCTTGGGCATCGTCAGGACCTGGATGCATGGAAGCTCATTTAGCATCCGCTGGTGGCTGGAGGCCAGCGGGTGCCTAAAGCGGTGCCAAGccaccccctcccacccacgGGGACTTGCAGCAAGGTCCCCATCATCCAGCTCTGACCTGCGGCGTGTGCGATCAGGGGCAAAACCACGCTGCCAGCCCACAGCACAGGCTGCACTGAGGAAAACCCGTCAGGACTCCCAGCTGCTGTAGGCAAGCTGCCTCCTC from Calonectris borealis chromosome 27, bCalBor7.hap1.2, whole genome shotgun sequence includes these protein-coding regions:
- the SLC39A14 gene encoding metal cation symporter ZIP14 isoform X1, translated to MIPSAGPRGCCLLVLLYLLPCPRVWAGRDAAGPALSAASFLQDLLQRYGESETLSLKQLKALLNRLDVGVGHANVSQPPQQRVNLSRVRQGLCRPPKPLCRAGGVSRHVPLSSLPQCFSSIELFAIHNLSEGSAVGHSEFKEFCPTILQQLESGACASENLENEENEQTEESRPSSAEVWGYGFLCVTVISLCSLVGASVVPFMKKTFYKRLLLYFIALAIGTLYSNALFQLIPEAFGFNPQEAYYVSKSAVVFGGFYLFFFTEKVLKMLLKQKDQHHHGHSHYGPEALPSKKDQEEGVTEKLQNGDLDHMIPHITSELECKTPSGDEKVVVGSLSVQDLQASQSACYWLKEVRYSDIGTLAWMITLSDGLHNFIDGLAIGASFTVSVFQGISTSVAILCEEFPHELGDFVILLNAGMTIRQALFFNFISACCCYVGLAFGIVAGSHFSANWIFALAGGMFLYIALADMFPEMNEVSQEDEQNGSTLITFAIQNAGLLTGFTIMVLLTMYSGQIQIG
- the SLC39A14 gene encoding metal cation symporter ZIP14 isoform X2, encoding MIPSAGPRGCCLLVLLYLLPCPRVWAGRDAAGPALSAASFLQDLLQRYGESETLSLKQLKALLNRLDVGVGHANVSQPPQQRVNLSRVRQGLCRPPKPLCRAGGVSRHVPLSSLPQCFSSIELFAIHNLSEGSAVGHSEFKEFCPTILQQLESGACASENLENEENEQTEESRPSSAEVWGFGFLSVSMINVASLLGVFIVPCTEKAFFSRVLTFFIALSIGTLLSNALFQLIPEAFGFNPQEAYYVSKSAVVFGGFYLFFFTEKVLKMLLKQKDQHHHGHSHYGPEALPSKKDQEEGVTEKLQNGDLDHMIPHITSELECKTPSGDEKVVVGSLSVQDLQASQSACYWLKEVRYSDIGTLAWMITLSDGLHNFIDGLAIGASFTVSVFQGISTSVAILCEEFPHELGDFVILLNAGMTIRQALFFNFISACCCYVGLAFGIVAGSHFSANWIFALAGGMFLYIALADMFPEMNEVSQEDEQNGSTLITFAIQNAGLLTGFTIMVLLTMYSGQIQIG